In one Gemmatimonas aurantiaca genomic region, the following are encoded:
- the sdaAB gene encoding L-serine ammonia-lyase, iron-sulfur-dependent subunit beta, which translates to MVSLLDIIGPVMVGPSSSHTAGACRLGLLARCLVGGTPERALIELHGSFARTGEGHGTDKAIVGGLMGFRPDDERLRTALEIMDREGLDYRFEKTSLGDEAHPNTVRITLERGDRKAQMLGASLGAGRILVTEIDGYPVEVSGSSDTIVLVAEDVKGSVARIAGLLADAGLNIATLRLTRKERGGDAFMVIEVDERPGEEVRDAIRTLGWVKWAFRLDKVSA; encoded by the coding sequence GTGGTTTCCCTCCTCGATATCATCGGCCCGGTGATGGTGGGGCCGAGTTCCAGCCACACCGCCGGTGCCTGCCGTCTGGGATTGCTCGCGCGCTGCCTCGTGGGAGGAACACCGGAGCGGGCACTCATCGAATTGCACGGCTCGTTCGCGCGCACGGGCGAGGGGCATGGCACCGACAAGGCCATCGTTGGCGGTCTCATGGGATTCCGTCCCGATGACGAACGCCTGCGTACGGCGCTCGAGATCATGGATCGTGAGGGACTCGACTATCGATTCGAGAAGACCAGTCTCGGCGATGAGGCGCATCCCAACACCGTACGCATCACGCTCGAGCGTGGCGATCGCAAGGCGCAGATGCTGGGTGCCTCACTGGGGGCCGGCCGGATCCTCGTCACCGAGATCGACGGCTATCCGGTGGAGGTGTCGGGCAGCAGTGACACGATCGTGCTGGTGGCCGAGGACGTGAAAGGATCGGTGGCCCGCATTGCGGGTCTGCTGGCCGATGCGGGGCTCAACATCGCCACGCTCCGGCTGACGAGAAAAGAACGCGGCGGCGATGCGTTCATGGTGATCGAAGTGGACGAACGTCCCGGCGAGGAAGTACGTGACGCCATCCGGACGCTGGGCTGGGTGAAATGGGCCTTCCGTCTCGACAAGGTGAGCGCATGA
- the sdaAA gene encoding L-serine ammonia-lyase, iron-sulfur-dependent, subunit alpha → MYRSLAAAVQDAEARGVPLSTVALEAEAKDQGRPISEIRDALKRALAVMREAVERGLVGDLMSTSGLVGGDAARLRTGPAGPLYGTPFRDVLARALAVQEVNAAMGVIVAAPTAGGAGVLPAVLTGLAAARGIDDERLIDALATAGLIGAVVADRASLSGAEGGCQAETGAAAGMAAGAAVEMLGGTPRQVSHATALAQQGTLGLVCDPLGGLVELPCVFRNATGAAIALAAIEMAMAGIEFAIPADEVIDTMGEIGESMDVRYRETAGGGLAATPTGRRLAKERLYELKRAGG, encoded by the coding sequence ATGTATCGCAGTCTGGCGGCAGCGGTTCAGGATGCGGAGGCGCGTGGGGTGCCTCTGTCGACCGTGGCCCTCGAGGCCGAAGCCAAGGATCAGGGTCGTCCGATTAGTGAGATCCGCGATGCTCTGAAGCGGGCGCTCGCGGTGATGCGCGAGGCGGTGGAGCGCGGGCTGGTGGGCGATCTCATGTCCACCTCGGGATTGGTGGGCGGTGATGCGGCGCGGCTCCGGACCGGCCCCGCCGGCCCGTTGTACGGCACGCCGTTTCGTGATGTGCTGGCGCGCGCGCTGGCGGTGCAGGAGGTGAATGCCGCCATGGGGGTGATCGTCGCGGCTCCCACGGCCGGCGGCGCGGGCGTGCTGCCGGCCGTGCTCACCGGACTTGCGGCGGCACGGGGCATCGACGACGAGCGGCTCATCGACGCCCTGGCCACTGCCGGATTGATCGGGGCCGTGGTGGCCGATCGCGCCTCGCTGTCGGGCGCCGAAGGTGGGTGTCAGGCCGAGACGGGTGCGGCGGCCGGCATGGCCGCCGGTGCGGCGGTCGAGATGCTGGGAGGCACACCACGACAGGTCAGCCATGCCACGGCGCTGGCGCAACAGGGGACGCTGGGGCTCGTCTGCGATCCGCTGGGTGGACTCGTCGAGCTGCCCTGCGTGTTCCGCAATGCCACCGGTGCGGCGATCGCGCTGGCGGCCATCGAGATGGCCATGGCGGGCATCGAGTTCGCGATTCCGGCCGATGAAGTGATCGACACGATGGGTGAGATCGGCGAGAGCATGGATGTGCGGTACCGCGAAACGGCGGGCGGCGGTCTCGCGGCCACGCCCACCGGACGCCGTCTGGCAAAAGAGCGTCTCTACGAGCTCAAGCGCGCCGGCGGGTGA
- a CDS encoding YbjN domain-containing protein, which translates to MVTREDIEAFLDRLSADGATHQEVEPGLWVVKPGGALDFDVVVTHNPPVVVLRVKVMALPVDTTDAAALNRRLLELNATDLLHGAYGIEGDAVVLTEALELAHLDFEEFLASYESMTLSLTTHLRELAAFREAR; encoded by the coding sequence ATGGTCACGCGTGAAGACATCGAGGCCTTCCTCGATCGCTTGAGTGCCGATGGCGCCACCCACCAGGAGGTCGAACCCGGACTCTGGGTGGTGAAGCCCGGTGGCGCACTCGACTTCGATGTGGTCGTGACACACAATCCGCCCGTGGTGGTGCTGCGCGTGAAGGTCATGGCGCTGCCGGTCGATACCACGGACGCCGCGGCGCTCAATCGCCGTCTGCTGGAACTCAACGCGACGGATCTGTTGCATGGCGCCTATGGCATCGAAGGGGATGCCGTGGTGCTGACCGAGGCGCTCGAACTGGCGCACCTGGATTTCGAGGAGTTCCTCGCGTCGTATGAAAGCATGACTCTCTCGCTCACCACGCACCTGCGTGAGCTGGCCGCCTTCCGCGAGGCTCGCTGA
- a CDS encoding PspA/IM30 family protein produces MGIFDRLSTLIKSNLNDLISSAENPEKMLNQIIVDMRDQLAKAKQQVAAAIADEKRLKDQADAEFKLADDWEKRAMLAVQEGRDDLAKQALMRGQEHLEHGQALATTWEAHKLETEKLKQSLRDLNDKIEEAKRKKNLLLARQRRAEAQARISQTMSGLSNNSAFDAFARMEEKITANERQLQAAQEIDEEFSGDRLAGEFKQLERATGGASADMQLQLLKQRMGVLPAGAPAASRQLGAGATEAAKPAEPAAQLGAGKEEQKTGEAELIAEIEQLREINPRS; encoded by the coding sequence ATGGGTATCTTCGATCGTCTTTCGACGCTCATCAAGTCGAATCTCAACGACCTCATCTCCTCGGCCGAGAATCCCGAGAAGATGCTGAATCAGATCATCGTCGACATGCGCGACCAGCTGGCCAAGGCCAAGCAGCAGGTGGCCGCCGCGATCGCCGACGAGAAGCGCCTCAAGGATCAGGCGGACGCCGAGTTCAAACTCGCCGACGACTGGGAGAAGCGCGCCATGCTGGCCGTGCAGGAAGGCCGCGACGATCTCGCCAAGCAGGCGCTGATGCGCGGGCAGGAGCATCTCGAGCACGGTCAGGCGCTCGCCACCACGTGGGAAGCGCACAAGCTCGAAACGGAGAAGCTCAAGCAGTCGCTGCGCGATCTCAACGACAAGATCGAAGAGGCCAAGCGCAAGAAGAATCTGCTGCTGGCCCGTCAGCGTCGGGCCGAGGCGCAGGCGCGCATTTCGCAGACGATGTCCGGTCTGTCGAACAATTCGGCGTTCGATGCGTTCGCGCGCATGGAAGAGAAGATCACGGCCAACGAACGCCAGTTGCAGGCCGCGCAGGAGATCGACGAGGAATTCAGCGGCGATCGGCTGGCGGGCGAGTTCAAGCAGCTCGAGCGTGCCACGGGTGGGGCGAGCGCCGACATGCAGTTGCAACTGCTCAAGCAGCGCATGGGCGTGCTGCCGGCCGGTGCACCCGCCGCGTCGCGTCAGCTCGGAGCTGGCGCCACCGAAGCGGCGAAGCCCGCCGAGCCGGCGGCGCAGCTCGGTGCCGGCAAGGAAGAGCAGAAGACCGGCGAGGCCGAACTCATCGCGGAGATCGAACAGTTGCGGGAGATCAATCCGCGGTCGTGA
- a CDS encoding DUF1345 domain-containing protein, whose amino-acid sequence MTSSARPALGNRIAPARFLLFAAVFLAAGGAAFIIGLGARTALLVAFDLAALVFLGSVWPLLEADPARMRRTAERNDANRAGLLAITVLLSLVILFAVGTLVATPGTLRRADIALIVATLGLSWLFANTVFALHYAHLYYLQSKGQDRGGLQVPEAHEPGYWDFLYFSFTLGMTFQTSDITVVGAHMRRVALGHSMAAFVFNMGVLAFTVNAIGG is encoded by the coding sequence ATGACCTCTTCCGCTCGTCCCGCCTTGGGCAACCGCATCGCCCCCGCCCGTTTTCTGCTGTTCGCCGCGGTGTTTTTGGCGGCAGGGGGCGCGGCCTTCATCATCGGTCTCGGCGCACGCACGGCGCTGCTCGTGGCCTTCGATCTCGCCGCGCTGGTCTTCCTCGGTTCGGTGTGGCCGCTGCTCGAAGCCGATCCCGCCCGCATGCGACGCACGGCGGAGCGCAACGACGCCAACCGCGCGGGCCTGCTCGCCATCACGGTGTTGCTCTCACTGGTGATCCTGTTCGCCGTGGGGACGCTGGTCGCGACGCCCGGCACGCTGCGCCGCGCCGACATCGCGCTGATCGTGGCCACGCTCGGACTGTCGTGGCTCTTCGCGAATACGGTGTTCGCCCTGCACTATGCGCACCTGTACTACCTCCAGTCGAAGGGCCAGGACCGCGGTGGCCTGCAGGTGCCCGAGGCCCACGAGCCGGGCTACTGGGACTTCCTCTACTTCAGTTTCACACTGGGCATGACCTTCCAGACGTCCGACATCACGGTGGTGGGAGCCCACATGCGCCGCGTCGCGCTGGGCCATTCCATGGCGGCGTTCGTGTTCAACATGGGAGTTCTCGCGTTCACGGTGAACGCCATCGGCGGATAA
- the cysS gene encoding cysteine--tRNA ligase, whose protein sequence is MPQFRLYNTLTRRVEPFAPADGHTVRMYTCGPTVYNPAHLGNFRTFLFEDLLRRVIRLAGWQVEQVMNLTDVDDKIIRKAAATGQDILQVTEPFTALFHQDRRYLRIEDAERYPKATEHIPEMIALVERLVANGVAYVADDGSVYFAIDRFPDYGKLSQLDKREVKSGARVAQDEYAKENAQDFALWKSAKPEDEATGAAWDSPWGRGRPGWHLECSAMAMKYLGETFDLHAGGIDLIFPHHEDEIAQSEAATGKQFARCWCHGEFLLTDGAKMAKRVGNVANVVELREHGISGTVYRHFVFNAHYRKQLNLSEDSLDQSRAAVNRIGAFARRLAEASAGTPALAAAADRAQEAFMAALFDDLNAPEAMAALFTFISEANREFDIAAAEPAVADEAALGRAREVFALMDGVLDLVPEQVSDDELAAWVEEQLAARRAARERRDFAAADAIRAALTARNILIEDGPTGTRWRQG, encoded by the coding sequence ATGCCCCAGTTCCGCCTGTACAACACGCTCACGCGCCGCGTGGAGCCGTTTGCGCCCGCCGATGGTCATACGGTGCGCATGTACACGTGCGGACCCACGGTCTACAATCCGGCCCATCTGGGCAATTTCCGCACGTTCCTCTTCGAGGATCTGCTGCGGCGGGTGATCCGCCTCGCCGGCTGGCAGGTGGAGCAGGTCATGAATCTGACCGACGTCGACGACAAGATCATCCGGAAGGCGGCCGCCACCGGGCAGGACATCCTGCAGGTCACCGAGCCGTTCACGGCGCTGTTCCATCAGGATCGGCGGTATCTGCGCATCGAGGATGCGGAACGGTATCCGAAAGCCACGGAGCACATTCCGGAGATGATCGCACTCGTGGAGCGTCTGGTGGCCAACGGGGTGGCGTATGTGGCGGACGATGGCTCGGTGTATTTCGCCATCGACCGGTTCCCCGACTACGGCAAACTGTCGCAGCTGGACAAGCGCGAAGTGAAGAGTGGCGCGCGTGTGGCGCAGGACGAATACGCCAAGGAGAACGCGCAGGACTTCGCACTCTGGAAGAGCGCCAAGCCTGAAGACGAGGCCACGGGCGCCGCCTGGGATTCCCCCTGGGGACGTGGGCGTCCCGGGTGGCATCTCGAATGCTCGGCCATGGCCATGAAGTATCTGGGCGAGACGTTCGATCTGCATGCCGGTGGTATCGATCTGATCTTCCCCCATCACGAAGACGAGATCGCGCAGAGTGAGGCGGCCACGGGCAAGCAGTTCGCACGCTGCTGGTGCCACGGGGAGTTCCTGCTCACCGACGGGGCCAAGATGGCCAAGCGAGTGGGGAACGTGGCCAACGTGGTCGAACTACGCGAGCACGGGATCAGTGGCACGGTCTACCGGCATTTCGTGTTCAACGCGCACTACCGCAAGCAGCTCAATCTGAGCGAGGACTCGCTCGACCAGTCGCGGGCGGCGGTGAACCGCATCGGCGCGTTTGCGCGACGTCTGGCGGAAGCCTCGGCCGGCACACCGGCCTTGGCCGCGGCGGCCGACCGGGCGCAGGAGGCCTTCATGGCCGCGCTGTTCGACGATCTCAACGCCCCCGAGGCGATGGCCGCGCTCTTCACGTTCATCTCGGAGGCCAACCGCGAGTTCGATATCGCCGCCGCCGAACCGGCGGTGGCTGACGAGGCGGCTCTGGGACGGGCGCGGGAAGTGTTCGCGTTGATGGACGGCGTGCTGGACTTGGTGCCGGAACAGGTGTCGGACGACGAACTGGCCGCCTGGGTGGAGGAGCAGCTGGCGGCCCGCCGGGCGGCCCGTGAGCGACGGGATTTTGCGGCGGCCGACGCCATCCGGGCGGCGCTGACGGCACGGAATATCCTGATCGAGGATGGCCCGACCGGCACCCGCTGGCGTCAGGGCTGA
- a CDS encoding ECF-type sigma factor → MSGDQAALDALFSLTYEELRRLAQRVRSGEPGVSITPTTLVNEAWLKLAASPAAANTSPLHFKRIAARAMRQVLVEAARRRRAEKRGGAQVVHVTLDHDIGARDESDDVIALHDALDRLAVLAPRQALLVESRYFGGLDVGETAELLGVSESTVLREWRVARAWLARELQTAP, encoded by the coding sequence GTGTCCGGGGACCAGGCTGCACTCGACGCGCTCTTCAGTCTCACCTACGAGGAACTACGCCGGCTCGCCCAACGCGTCCGGAGTGGTGAGCCGGGTGTGTCGATCACGCCGACCACTCTCGTCAACGAAGCGTGGCTCAAACTCGCCGCGTCGCCGGCCGCGGCCAACACGTCACCGCTGCATTTCAAACGCATTGCGGCCCGCGCCATGCGGCAGGTGCTCGTCGAAGCGGCCCGTCGACGTCGTGCGGAAAAGCGCGGCGGTGCGCAGGTCGTCCATGTCACGCTCGATCACGACATCGGCGCGCGCGACGAGAGTGACGACGTGATCGCTCTGCACGATGCGCTCGATCGGCTGGCGGTGCTCGCCCCGCGTCAGGCCCTGCTCGTCGAAAGCCGGTATTTCGGCGGGCTCGATGTGGGTGAGACTGCCGAACTGCTGGGCGTGAGCGAGTCCACCGTGCTGCGTGAATGGCGCGTGGCGCGGGCGTGGCTCGCTCGCGAACTGCAGACGGCTCCCTGA
- a CDS encoding serine/threonine-protein kinase, with protein sequence MTAPDASHDGTPERWARVQALFDAVVDLPVASQPERLRALTDDARLQDEVLQLLQADRAPAGLIDRPLEEVAARLIDSSTGYLDRTIGPYRLRTLLGEGGMGVVYRAEREDLPRPVALKVLRDGALSPARRARFLAEQQALSRLTHAGVAQLFDAGTFDDGTPWFAMEYVPGEPLDVYCERHGLDLDARLALLERVCDAVQHAHEHAIVHRDLKPSNVLVTDGGDVKLLDFGIAKQLLTARDDTATHDPAVHDAAPHDTTTQSQLRLMTPAYAAPEQVRGDPVGVYTDVYALGVMLYQLVAGRLPFDLSRSTPGEAMTTIVEQEPERLSVVAQRRTSSWVSSIRRAQWADLDLLSATAMHKDVTRRYRTIDALRRDIQHFRHGEALEAHPDSLSYRAARFLRRRSRAVIVTAAAVLLVTILGTAFVAQIAHARDAARAELHRREELQQFLLALFTGNEKGAPPDSLRITTVIERGERQATMLERDPLVQGDLLVALARIQRALGNYDRADSLVRAGIAALQQAGDTIAVADAFLARADLRLEQAKYADADSLLDEAGALVAAHDPGRRGGLGWLRGNNRRQAEAAIEAHLLDLRGRRQVLQGQYDSARTTLDAALRSVPPGHPDPMLVTDILGDQADVAFYTGAYDRADSLNRNVLARVRRYAGAFHPRVASTMVNLGATEFDRGRYVEAERWFREALGITERYFGSDHVQVASTRTMLGRALVFQNRLEEGTAALQEALQVQEASVGRAHPSVASILNELGNVAIRRKQLDSADAYFARMADVYRASNGDAHFTVAVALSNRGTVAMERRDLPAAERWFREVVRRFAAAQGEEHLNTGIAHIKLGRALIRQGRWREGIRESEAGYTIVKAAAAPGVSFLQAARRDLAVAYDSIGQGPMASKYRAEAAQYDPPK encoded by the coding sequence ATGACGGCGCCTGATGCGTCACACGACGGGACGCCGGAGCGGTGGGCGCGTGTGCAGGCGCTGTTCGATGCGGTGGTCGATCTTCCCGTCGCCTCGCAACCGGAACGCCTTCGTGCGCTCACCGACGACGCACGCCTGCAAGATGAGGTGCTGCAACTGCTGCAGGCCGACCGCGCGCCGGCCGGCCTGATCGATCGCCCCCTCGAGGAGGTCGCGGCCCGGCTCATCGATTCCTCGACGGGATATCTCGATCGCACGATCGGTCCCTATCGTCTCCGCACGCTGCTCGGCGAAGGGGGCATGGGGGTGGTGTATCGTGCGGAACGCGAGGATCTGCCACGGCCCGTGGCGCTCAAGGTCCTGCGCGATGGTGCGCTGTCGCCGGCCCGCCGCGCCCGTTTTCTGGCCGAGCAGCAGGCCCTCTCGCGCCTCACGCATGCCGGTGTGGCGCAACTGTTCGATGCCGGCACGTTCGACGACGGGACGCCCTGGTTCGCCATGGAGTACGTGCCCGGTGAGCCGCTGGACGTCTATTGTGAACGGCACGGGCTCGATCTCGATGCGCGACTCGCTCTGCTGGAGCGCGTGTGTGATGCCGTGCAGCACGCGCACGAACACGCCATCGTGCATCGGGATCTCAAGCCGTCGAATGTGCTGGTGACCGATGGCGGCGATGTGAAGCTGCTGGACTTCGGTATCGCCAAGCAGTTGCTCACGGCCCGCGACGATACCGCGACGCACGATCCGGCTGTGCACGACGCGGCCCCGCACGACACCACCACACAATCCCAGTTGCGACTCATGACACCGGCCTATGCCGCGCCCGAACAGGTGCGCGGCGATCCGGTGGGCGTCTACACCGATGTGTATGCGCTGGGCGTCATGCTCTATCAACTGGTGGCGGGACGTCTGCCGTTCGATCTCTCACGATCGACACCCGGCGAAGCGATGACCACCATCGTGGAGCAGGAGCCGGAACGACTGTCGGTGGTGGCGCAGCGCCGGACATCGTCGTGGGTGTCGTCGATACGACGGGCGCAGTGGGCCGATCTCGATCTGCTGAGCGCGACGGCCATGCACAAGGATGTCACGCGACGCTATCGCACGATCGATGCTCTGCGCCGGGACATTCAGCATTTCCGTCACGGAGAAGCGCTCGAAGCGCATCCCGACAGTCTGTCGTATCGTGCCGCCCGATTCCTCAGGCGGCGATCGCGGGCCGTCATCGTCACCGCGGCCGCCGTGTTGCTGGTGACGATCCTCGGCACGGCGTTCGTGGCACAGATCGCGCACGCACGGGATGCGGCCCGTGCGGAATTGCATCGACGCGAGGAGTTGCAGCAGTTTCTGCTGGCGCTGTTCACCGGCAACGAGAAAGGGGCGCCGCCCGACAGTCTCCGGATCACCACCGTCATCGAACGCGGGGAACGGCAGGCGACGATGCTCGAACGCGATCCGCTGGTGCAGGGCGATCTGCTCGTGGCGCTGGCCCGGATCCAACGGGCCCTCGGCAACTACGACCGCGCGGATTCTCTGGTGCGGGCGGGCATTGCGGCATTGCAGCAGGCCGGCGATACCATTGCCGTTGCCGATGCCTTCCTCGCGCGCGCCGATCTGCGTCTCGAGCAGGCGAAATATGCGGACGCCGACTCGCTGCTCGATGAAGCCGGCGCGCTGGTCGCGGCGCATGACCCCGGCCGGCGAGGTGGACTCGGTTGGCTGCGTGGCAACAATCGACGTCAGGCTGAAGCGGCCATCGAAGCGCATCTCCTCGATCTACGGGGCCGGCGTCAGGTGTTGCAGGGGCAATACGACTCGGCGCGCACGACACTCGATGCCGCGTTGCGCAGTGTGCCGCCCGGTCACCCCGATCCCATGCTCGTCACGGATATCCTGGGTGATCAGGCCGACGTGGCATTTTACACGGGCGCCTACGATCGGGCCGATTCACTCAACCGGAACGTCCTGGCCCGTGTGCGGCGGTATGCCGGGGCATTTCATCCCCGTGTGGCCAGCACCATGGTGAATCTGGGAGCCACCGAATTCGATCGTGGCCGGTACGTGGAAGCGGAACGATGGTTCCGCGAGGCGCTCGGGATCACCGAGCGCTACTTCGGATCGGATCATGTGCAGGTGGCGTCCACCCGCACCATGCTCGGACGGGCGCTCGTGTTCCAGAATCGCCTGGAGGAAGGCACCGCGGCGCTGCAGGAGGCGCTCCAGGTGCAGGAGGCCAGTGTGGGGCGTGCCCACCCGAGCGTGGCCAGCATCCTGAATGAGCTGGGCAACGTGGCCATCCGCCGCAAACAGCTCGACAGCGCCGATGCGTATTTCGCCCGCATGGCCGATGTCTACCGGGCCAGCAATGGGGATGCGCATTTCACGGTGGCCGTGGCGCTGTCCAACCGTGGCACGGTGGCGATGGAGCGCCGGGATCTTCCCGCCGCCGAACGATGGTTTCGTGAAGTCGTGCGCCGTTTCGCCGCCGCGCAGGGTGAGGAGCATCTCAATACGGGCATCGCCCACATCAAGCTGGGGCGGGCGCTCATTCGGCAGGGGCGTTGGCGCGAAGGCATCAGGGAGTCGGAAGCCGGATACACGATCGTGAAAGCCGCGGCGGCGCCGGGCGTGAGCTTCCTGCAGGCGGCCCGACGTGATCTGGCGGTGGCCTATGATTCCATCGGGCAGGGGCCCATGGCGTCGAAATACCGCGCCGAAGCCGCGCAGTACGATCCTCCCAAGTAA